A single window of Vigna radiata var. radiata cultivar VC1973A chromosome 4, Vradiata_ver6, whole genome shotgun sequence DNA harbors:
- the LOC106758062 gene encoding transcription initiation factor IIA large subunit, whose translation MAASTSQVYIDVIEDVMVKVRDEFVNNGGPGEEVLKELQAMWESKMMQAGAVLGPIERSTAAKPTPGGPITPVHDLNMPYEGPYEGTEEYETETPTAEMLFPPTPLQTPIQTPLPVTGDNSTYNIPTGPSDYPSSGNDNGNADGKGGRPAPYMQPTSPWMNPRPSLDVNVAYVEGRDEVDRGTSNQPLTQDFFTMSSGKRKRNDLTSQYNAGGYIPQQDGAGDAALGDFEIEVNGGDISINGHHTISKGKMPADLERLTSTIPQLDGPIPYDEDVLSPPNIYNYGEVFSEDYNISNTPAPPEVPASTPALVAQNEAGNDYDDDDDEPPLNEEDDDDLDDIEQVDDQNTHHLVLAQFDKVTRTKSRWKCTLKDGIMHINNKDILFNKATGEFDF comes from the exons ATGGCGGCTTCTACCAGCCAGGTCTACATCGATGTAATCGAGGATGTCATGGTCAAAGTCCGAGACGAGTTTGTCAATAACGGAGGTCCCGGCGAGGAAGTTCTCAAGGAGCTTCAAGCt ATGTGGGAATCAAAGATGATGCAAGCTGGCGCCGTGCTGGGTCCCATAGAAAGGTCCACTGCGGCTAAGCCAACTCCCGGTGGTCCTATTACTCCTGTTCATGATCTTAACATGCCTTATGAGGGACCGTATGAGGGGACGGAGGAGTATGAGACTGAGACTCCTACTGCCGAAATGCTTTTTCCCCCT ACACCTTTGCAAACTCCAATTCAAACCCCTTTACCTGTAACTGGGGATAACTCAACTTATAACATTCCTACTGGACCAAGTGACTATCCCTCCTCTGGAAATGATAACGGAAATGCTGATGGAAAAGGAGGAAGACCTGCTCCATATATG CAACCTACTTCTCCTTGGATGAACCCGAGACCCTCACTTGATGTCAATGTTG CTTATGTGGAAGGGAGAGATGAGGTAGACAGAGGAACTTCTAATCAACCTCTGACACAG GACTTCTTCACTATGTCATCAGGAAAGAGAAAACGCAATGATTTGACTTCTCAATATAATGCTGGTGGATATATACCTCAACAAGATGGAGCTGGGGATGCCGCTCTTGGAGATTTTGAAATTGAG GTAAATGGGGGGGACATATCCATTAATGGTCATCACACTATTTCGAAAGGGAAAATGCCAGCAGATTTGGAGAGGTTAACTTCTACAATTCCTCAACTTGATGGACCAATTCCATATGATGAGGATGTGCTTTCTCCTCCAAAT ATATACAACTATGGAGAAGTGTTCAGTGAAGACTACAACATTTCTAATACGCCAGCTCCTCCTG aagTGCCAGCTAGCACCCCTGCTCTTGTGGCTCAGAATGAAGCGGGAAATGATTATGATGACGACGATGATGAACCTCCattaaatgaagaagatgatgatgatttggATGACATAGAACAAGTAGATGATCAAAATACACATCATCTTGTTTTGGCACAGTTTGATAAG GTGACTCGTACCAAGAGCAGGTGGAAATGCACATTAAAAGATGGTATCATGCACATAAATAATAAGGACATTCTCTTCAACAAG GCGACAGGAGAGTTTGACTTCTGA
- the LOC106758902 gene encoding uncharacterized protein LOC106758902, which yields MATGFASSLISSSPHIATFLSSSSLHSYQSLRTTTLPSLSSNSLITTPFKKSILFHNPLRPIILLPPPAAAEDVISTAETAVDAVEQLYPTTDKGVATVVSALFFLAFVGLSAITIGVIYLAVVDFLQKREKEKFEKEEASKKGKKKKKKVVGRARAGPRGFGQKLVEEEEEKDD from the exons ATGGCCACAGGATTTGCATCTTCCTTGATCTCATCTTCCCCACACATTGCAaccttcctttcttcttcttctctgcaCTCATACCAGTCTCTCAGAACAACCACTCTTCCATCTCTCTCATCTAACTCTCTCATCACAACCCCATTCAAAAAATCCATCCTTTTTCACAACCCACTCCGACCCAttattcttcttcctcctcctgcCGCCGCCGAAGATGTTATCTCTACGGCGGAAACAGCGGTGGATGCTGTGGAGCAGTTGTACCCAACCACCGATAAAGGGGTCGCCACAGTCGTCTCGGCACTTTTCTTTTTGGCTTTCGTTGGCTTATCCGCTATCACTATTGGG GTGATTTATTTAGCAGTAGTGGATTTCCtgcagaagagagagaaagagaagtttGAGAAGGAAGAAGCAAGtaaaaaggggaagaagaagaaaaagaaggtggTGGGAAGAGCCAGAGCTGGACCCAGAGGATTTGGACAGAAGCTTGTcgaagaggaagaggagaagGATGATTAA
- the LOC106759026 gene encoding uncharacterized protein LOC106759026, which yields MGGALWGTRVMEIVKKHDSGGLVWKRIKLTTTRKANAKKRLLRVWQNEAVLKACSQSSAPAPATANNS from the exons ATGGGCGGTGCATTGTGGGGGACGCGCGTGATGGAGATCGTGAAGAAGCATGACTCTGGAGGACTCGTTTGGAAGCGAATTAAACTCACCACCACCCGAAAGGCCAACGCTAAGAAGCGCCTCCTCCGCGTTTGGCAG AATGAAGCTGTCTTGAAAGCATGTTCTCAATCATCTGCTCCCGCTCCTGCCACTGCCAACAACTCCTGA
- the LOC106758074 gene encoding E3 ubiquitin-protein ligase RDUF1 — protein sequence MSSDTTSYWCYSCTRFVHIQEHHDVLCPRCQGGFVEKVQAGHSPAVSLIADGASRRQGFRRRRRNAGTHSPFNPVIVLRGPGEDEESSFELYYDGDDGAGLRPLPSTMSEFLLGSGFDRLLEQVSQIEINGFGRTENPPASKAAIESMPTVQIAESQVVTETHCAVCKEAFELGALAREMPCKHLYHSDCILPWLSMRNSCPVCRHELPSEQASSESRVSGQIEEEAVGLTIWRLPGGGFAVGRFAGESHLPVVYTEMESGENSSEGSRRISLSVGSGRVRESRGGIGRIFRNWFGRIGALTRSRSLSTSLFNRRRSSRRTWVLED from the coding sequence ATGAGCTCCGACACGACGTCGTATTGGTGCTACAGCTGCACCCGCTTCGTTCACATCCAGGAGCACCACGACGTCCTTTGCCCTCGCTGCCAGGGCGGTTTCGTCGAGAAGGTTCAGGCCGGCCACTCGCCGGCAGTCTCCCTCATAGCTGATGGCGCCTCCAGAAGGCAGGGGTTTCGCCGCCGACGCCGCAACGCCGGGACTCACTCGCCGTTCAACCCGGTCATCGTGCTCCGGGGACCGGGGGAGGACGAGGAGAGCAGTTTTGAGTTATATTACGACGGCGACGACGGCGCGGGTCTCCGACCGCTGCCGTCGACGATGTCGGAGTTTTTGCTTGGATCGGGATTCGATCGGTTGCTGGAGCAGGTTTCGCAGATCGAGATCAACGGATTCGGGAGGACGGAGAATCCGCCGGCGTCCAAGGCGGCCATAGAGTCAATGCCGACTGTGCAAATCGCCGAGTCTCAGGTCGTGACAGAGACGCACTGCGCCGTTTGCAAAGAGGCCTTCGAGCTAGGCGCGTTGGCGCGTGAGATGCCGTGCAAGCACCTCTACCACTCCGATTGCATTCTCCCGTGGCTCTCGATGCGAAACTCGTGCCCGGTGTGCCGCCACGAGTTGCCGTCGGAGCAAGCGTCATCGGAGAGCAGAGTTTCGGGCCAGATCGAAGAGGAAGCGGTAGGGTTGACCATATGGAGGCTGCCTGGCGGCGGATTCGCCGTGGGTAGGTTCGCCGGCGAGAGCCACTTGCCGGTGGTGTACACGGAGATGGAGAGTGGCGAGAATTCGAGCGAAGGTTCAAGGAGAATCTCTCTGTCAGTAGGAAGCGGGAGAGTGAGGGAAAGTCGCGGTGGAATTGGCAGAATATTCCGGAATTGGTTTGGAAGAATTGGGGCTTTGACTAGAAGCCGTAGCCTTTCAACTTCGCTCTTCAATAGAAGAAGAAGTTCCAGGAGAACCTGGGTTTTGGAAGATTGA
- the LOC106758190 gene encoding uncharacterized protein LOC106758190 isoform X3: protein MREQGFGDKMHGIITTLPLTANTFLYCANNTRFSLRSFQPNCCIPTYKISYASRFHRSQCKQQRKERWGNRMMVVRARRGESPYEVLGVSPSATVDEIKRAYRKLALKYHPDVNKEEKAQEKFMRIKHAYNTLLNSSSRKRYDSGNQGYDFSQGSQSRNAQPEEEFYGLGNLLRDVQITIEEFFKDLQEEFRNWEANAASEGKPKSLWEELSYFKFFLSGNRRRICGVP, encoded by the exons ATGAGAGAACAAGGCTTTGGAGATAAGATGCATGGAATTATAACAACTCTCCCTCTCACTGCAAACACCTTCCTATATTGTGCCAACAATACTCGCTTTTCTCTCAGATCTTTTCAACCAAATTGTTGCATACCCACTTATAAAATTAGCTATGCAAGTCGTTTTCACCGTTCACAGTGTAAGCAGCAGAGAAAAGAAAGATGGGGCAATAGAATGATGGTGGTGAGAGCAAGGCGTGGCGAGTCGCCGTATGAAGTTTTGGGTGTGTCTCCATCAGCAACTGTTGACGAAATCAAAAGGGCATATCGGAAACTTGCTCTTAAGTATCATCCTGATGTCAATAAAGAG GAAAAGGCACAGGAGAAATTTATGAGGATAAAACATGCATACAATACATTGCTAAATTCCAGTTCCCGCAAAAGATATGATTCTGGAAATCAAGGTTACGATTTTTCTCAAGGAAGCCAAAGTAGGAATGCACAACCAGAAGAAGAATTTTATGGACTAG GTAATTTATTGAGGGATGTTCAAATAACAATAG aGGAATTCTTTAAGGATCTTCAAGAAGAATTCAGGAACTGGGAAGCAAACGCTGCTTCAGAAGGAAAGCCAAAGAGCCTATGGGAGGAATTGTCG tattttaaatttttcctttCAGGAAATAGGAGAAGAATTTGTGGAGTTCCTTGA
- the LOC106759354 gene encoding protein TOC75-3, chloroplastic: MSSFTASNNLSTAILPSRRSKLSPSPSIKCNLSPSKPNDSNPSAPAPPLFKAIAISSAASILLHCTPLTPFLSNPLAGGGNSGGGGAGGDGGWFGGNGGGGGENGGFLSRMFAAIADESQSQEWDSHGLPANIVVQLNKMSGFKKYKVSEIMFFDRNRRVKVGSEDSFFEMVSLRPGGVYTKAQLQKELETLATSGMFEKVDLEGKTNPDGTIGVTISFSESTWQSADGFRCINVGLMQQTKPVEMDSDMTDKERLEYYLSQEREYKRRIDRARPCLLPKYVHDEILEMLKRQGMVSARLLQRIRDRVQKWYHDEGYACAQVVNFGNLNTKEVVCEVVEGDITKLDIQFQDKLGNVVEGNTQVPVIQRELPRQLRPGFTFNIEAGKQALRNVNSLALFSNIEVNPRPDEKNEGGIIVEIKLKELEQKSAEVSTEWSIVPGRGGHPTLASLQPGGTVSFEHRNLQGLNRSVNGSITTSNFLNPQDDLAFKLEYVHPYLDGVYYPRNRTLRVSCFNSRKLSPVFTGGPGVDEVPPIWVDRTGVKANITENFTRQSKFTYGLVMEEITTRDESSHICSNGQRVLPSGGISADGPPTTLSGTGIDRMAFLQANITRDNTRFVNGTVVGDRNMFQVDQGLGIGSQFPFFNRHQLTVTRFVQLMSVEEGAGKPPPPVLVLHGHYGGCVGDLPSYDAFTLGGPYSVRGYNMGEIGAARNILELAAELRIPVKSTHVYAFAEHGNDLGSSKGVKGNPTEVYRRLGHGSSYGLGVKLGLVRAEYAVDHNSGTGALFFRFGERF; the protein is encoded by the exons ATGTCGTCCTTCACTGCCTCTAACAACCTCAGCACCGCCATTCTACCCTCTCGCCGGAGCAAACTATCTCCATCTCCTTCCATCAAATGCAACCTTTCACCTTCCAAACCTAACGATTCAAATCCCTCTGCGCCTGCTCCACCGCTTTTCAAAGCCATCGCCATCTCCTCCGCAGCCTCCATTCTCCTCCACTGCACACCTCTCACCCCCTTCCTCTCTAACCCCCTCGCAGGCGGAGGGAACAGCGGCGGCGGCGGAGCCGGTGGAGATGGAGGATGGTTCGGCGGAAATGGAGGCGGGGGCGGAGAAAACGGAGGGTTCTTGTCTAGAATGTTCGCTGCTATTGCGGACGAATCTCAGTCTCAGGAGTGGGATTCGCACGGCTTGCCAGCGAACATCGTTGTCCAGTTGAACAAAATGAGTGGGTTCAAGAAGTACAAGGTTTCCGAGATCATGTTCTTCGATCGGAACAGGAGAGTGAAAGTGGGCTCCGAGGATTCGTTCTTCGAGATGGTTTCGCTGAGGCCTGGTGGGGTTTACACGAAGGCGCAGCTTCAGAAGGAGTTGGAGACTCTCGCAACTTCTGGCATGTTTGAGAAGGTTGATTTGGAGGGGAAAACCAACCCTGATGGGACAATTGGGGTTACCATTTCGTTCAGCGAGAGTACGTGGCAGTCTGCGGACGGGTTTCGCTGCATCAATGTGGGGCTCATGCAGCAGACAAAGCCTGTTGAGATGGATTCGGATATGACTGATAAGGAGAGGTTGGAGTACTATTTGAGTCAGGAGAGGGAATACAAGAGGAGAATCGACAGGGCGAGGCCGTGTCTCTTGCCGAAGTATGTGCACGATGAGATTCTTGAAATGCTCAAGAGACAAGGCATGGTCAGTGCTAGGTTGTTGCAGAGGATCAGGGACCGAGTGCAAAAATGGTACCATGATGAGGGCTATGCGTGTGCTCAGGTGGTTAATTTTGGGAATCTTAACACCAAGGAAGTTGTTTGTGAGGTTGTTGAAGGGGATATCACCAAATTGGATATTCAGTTCCAGGATAAGCTTGGCAATGTTGTTGAAGGGAACACTCAAGTGCCAGTGATACAAAGAGAGCTCCCTCGGCAG CTACGCCCAGGTTTCACTTTCAACATTGAAGCCGGGAAGCAAGCTTTAAGAAATGTGAACTCCCTTgctttgttttcaaatattgaGGTGAATCCAAGGCctgatgaaaaaaatgaaggagGTATAATTGTGGAAATTAAGTTAAAGGAGTTAGAACAGAAGTCGGCTGAAGTCAGTACTGAGTGGAGTATTGTCCCAGGACGGGGAGGGCATCCCACCCTG GCTTCACTTCAGCCAGGTGGTACTGTTAGTTTTGAACATAGGAATCTGCAAGGGCTGAATAGATCTGTTAACGGTTCTATAACAACTAGCAACTTCTTGAATCCCCAG GATGATCTTGCATTTAAGCTAGAGTATGTGCATCCATATTTGGATGGTGTGTACTATCCACGTAACCGTACTCTCCGTGTAAGCTGCTTCAATAGCCGAAAGCTGAGTCCTGTGTTCACTGGGGGACCAGGTGTGGATGAAGTGCCCCCAATTTGGGTTGATCGTACCGGTGTTAAAGCTAATATCACAGAG AATTTCACACGTCAGAGTAAATTCACCTATGGACTTGTAATGGAAGAGATAACAACACGTGATGAAAGTAGTCATATATGTTCAAATGGTCAAAGAGTATTACCTAGTGGAGGAATTAGTGCTGATGGACCTCCAACCACTCTCAGTGGTACTGGCATTGATCGCATGGCATTTTTACAGGCAAATATCACACGCGATAACACACGTTTTGTGAATGGAACTGTTGTTGGAGACAGAAATATGTTCCAG GTGGATCAAGGCCTTGGCATTGGCAGTCAATTCCCGTTCTTTAATCGTCACCAGCTAACTGTGACACGATTCGTCCAGTTGATGTCCGTGGAAGAAGGGGCTGGTAAACCACCACCACCAGTTCTTGTCCTCCATGGGCACTATGGTGGTTGTGTAGGTGATCTCCCCAGCTATGATGCCTTTACTCTCGGGGGTCCCTATTCTGTTAGGGGATACAACATGGGTGAGATTGGAGCGGCTAGAAACATCCTCGAG CTTGCAGCTGAGTTACGGATACCTGTTAAAAGTACGCATGTGTATGCATTTGCAGAACACGGCAACGACCTAGGGAGTTCAAAGGGTGTGAAAGGGAATCCTACAGAAGTTTACAGGCGACTTGGTCATGGGTCGTCTTATGGTCTTGGTGTCAAACTTGGTCTAGTCAGAGCAGAATATGCCGTTGATCACAACTCAGGAACTGGTGCATTATTTTTCCGTTTTGGAGAGAGGTTCTGA
- the LOC106758190 gene encoding uncharacterized protein LOC106758190 isoform X1 yields the protein MREQGFGDKMHGIITTLPLTANTFLYCANNTRFSLRSFQPNCCIPTYKISYASRFHRSQCKQQRKERWGNRMMVVRARRGESPYEVLGVSPSATVDEIKRAYRKLALKYHPDVNKEEKAQEKFMRIKHAYNTLLNSSSRKRYDSGNQGYDFSQGSQSRNAQPEEEFYGLGNLLRDVQITIEEFFKDLQEEFRNWEANAASEGKPKSLWEELSEIGEEFVEFLEKELNITDQNGDYETPQGENASNFSGRETPNSSSNPGEASKGSVEDNLEEIEATLAQLKKELGL from the exons ATGAGAGAACAAGGCTTTGGAGATAAGATGCATGGAATTATAACAACTCTCCCTCTCACTGCAAACACCTTCCTATATTGTGCCAACAATACTCGCTTTTCTCTCAGATCTTTTCAACCAAATTGTTGCATACCCACTTATAAAATTAGCTATGCAAGTCGTTTTCACCGTTCACAGTGTAAGCAGCAGAGAAAAGAAAGATGGGGCAATAGAATGATGGTGGTGAGAGCAAGGCGTGGCGAGTCGCCGTATGAAGTTTTGGGTGTGTCTCCATCAGCAACTGTTGACGAAATCAAAAGGGCATATCGGAAACTTGCTCTTAAGTATCATCCTGATGTCAATAAAGAG GAAAAGGCACAGGAGAAATTTATGAGGATAAAACATGCATACAATACATTGCTAAATTCCAGTTCCCGCAAAAGATATGATTCTGGAAATCAAGGTTACGATTTTTCTCAAGGAAGCCAAAGTAGGAATGCACAACCAGAAGAAGAATTTTATGGACTAG GTAATTTATTGAGGGATGTTCAAATAACAATAG aGGAATTCTTTAAGGATCTTCAAGAAGAATTCAGGAACTGGGAAGCAAACGCTGCTTCAGAAGGAAAGCCAAAGAGCCTATGGGAGGAATTGTCG GAAATAGGAGAAGAATTTGTGGAGTTCCTTGAGAAAGAACTCAATATTACAGATCAGAATGGTGATTACGAGACACCTCAAGGAGAAAATGCATCCAACTTTTCTGGGAGAGAGACACCAAACAGTAGCAGTAATCCAGGTGAAGCTAGCAAGGGAAGCGTTGAGGATAACCTTGAGGAAATAGAAGCTACTCTGGCTCAGTTGAAAAAGGAATTAGGCTTGTAG
- the LOC106758611 gene encoding myosin-3, with protein MEARHASLGRRTLEEIRQKRAAERLSKTSSGADLTKIPSTSELAGMNKAESGNRLSETDFGALLSQLKGLQNKNTELEEENRKITLKLQTMETDNSAMRKQLNDLEQNTVPSLRKALRDVAMEKDAAVVAREDLSAQLRTLKKRLKEAEDEQYRAEEDAAALRAELNLIQQQSMTNTVSTIPSFGNPPDHFQIQRLQKELDDLKLELQRESLLRHQEQEQLAKEQARSASLMSQNEELEEKLKSITTVAPEVSDPAAPKTFSLEDKQKLDIRLHDMALAIERLESSRQKLLMEIDSQSTEIERLFEENSNLSNSYQEAIQASMRWENQVMECLKQNEELRGILDNLRNEQARGLPDYSKNGAHEIPSLGSTEEMTSMKGQLVKEQRRAEALSAEVMQLSAQLEQLKQAYDGLTRFYRPVLRNIESNLIKMKQDNSLAVQ; from the exons ATGGAGGCGCGTCATGCATCTCTTGGTCGACGAACG TTGGAGGAAATTCGCCAAAAGAGAGCGGCTGAGAGATTGAGCAAAACCTCTTCGGGAGCAGATCTAACCAAGATTCCCAGCACCTCCG AGCTTGCGGGAATGAACAAGGCCGAGAGCGGTAATAGGCTCTCTGAG ACAGATTTTGGTGCTTTATTGTCTCAACTGAAAGGTCTGCAAAACAAGAACACGGAGTTGGAGGAAGAAAACAGGAAAATAACTTTGAAG CTTCAGACGATGGAAACTGATAATAGTGCAATGCGCAAACAGTTGAATGATCTG GAGCAAAACACAGTGCCATCTCTACGTAAGGCTCTGAGAGATGTTGCAATGGAAAAAGATGCCGCAGTTGTTGCACGG GAGGACCTTTCAGCACAGCTTCGTACACTGAAGAAACGTCTTAAGGAAGCTGAAGATGAGCAATATCGT GCTGAGGAAGATGCAGCAGCATTAAGAGCAGAATTGAACTTAATTCAGCAGCAATCAATGACTAATACAGTTAGCACAATTCCATCATTTGGTAATCCACCagatcattttcaaattcaaagattACAAAAGGAGCTAGATGATTTAAAACTGGAACTGCAG CGAGAATCACTGTTGAGGCATCAGGAGCAGGAACAATTAGCAAAAGAGCAGGCCCGCAGTGCCTCACTGATGTCTCAAAATGAGGAGTTGGAAGAGAAACTTAAGTCAATAACTACAGTGGCTCCAG AAGTCTCAGATCCAGCTGCACCCAAAACATTTTCTTTG GAAGACAAGCAGAAACTTGATATCCGGTTGCATGATATGGCTTTAGCTATTGAAAGATTGGAAAGTAGTAGGCAGAAACTTCTAATGGAG ATTGACTCACAATCTACAGAAATTGAGAGGCTTTTTGAGGAAAATTCCAACCTTTCAAATTCATACCAAGAGGCAATTCAAGCATCTATGAGATGGGAAAACCAG GTGATGGAGTGTCTTAAGCAAAATGAAGAGCTTCGTGGGATTCTAGATAATTTGAGAAACGAACAGGCTAGGGGCTTGCCAGACTATTCTAAAAACGGAGCACATGAGATTCCTTCCTTGGGATCAACAGAAGAGATGACATCTATGAAG GGCCAACTTGTGAAGGAACAGAGGAGAGCAGAGGCACTATCGGCAGAAGTCATGCAGCTTTCTGCTCAACTCGAACAACTCAAGCAAGCATATGATGGTCTTACACGATT CTATAGGCCAGTGCTGCGCAACATTGAAAGTAATCTCATAAAAATGAAGCAAGACAACTCGTTGGCTGTACAATGA
- the LOC106758277 gene encoding uncharacterized protein LOC106758277 has product MPERTYKHIDVARSPTSIASVEHFLRSAAGDSSRMSPTSSSPSSPMKQQDLEDDQGLYQKKSVLTKVKQKARKLCYSLSKKRIEDDNVTPSSRARFADEGEEEEEIEEEEQEEKDAEYLGAPMYESEQAPETYKENARQHPRANPVISEKHVLHNAVKLGMQEDQKPNAAVNHKLTSTTQPDTATTVAASSPNASETLAQKMTPAYAAGSPAANSIPSQNSSVSSSRLQHSFSSSASQSRKNTSQNVPSVNDYLKNKSEKEDDAKIESPKQDLSSSSASKSGKIPQKTYSLKDYAMNRSEQRNDATSMIPLQKSSSFSVASLRGKNTGQKSASAKDYSMSKSEPRDDEKTESQPQVTHGENGPSNSGMMDKVRGAVNSFLGNEEPSEEYGVKIPTTRTSSQTQGKTIITNAPFCHISYISYDTIIFFFMQSSFFTT; this is encoded by the exons ATGCCTGAACGTACGTACAAACATATTGATGTTGCAAGAAGTCCTACCAGCATCGCTAGTGTGGAACATTTCCTCCGaa GTGCAGCCGGGGATTCTTCTAGAATGTCACCAACTAGCTCTTCCCCTTCCTCTCCTATGAAGCAACAGGACCTGGAAGATGACCAAGGCCTCTATCAGAAGAAATCAGTCCTCACCAAAGTGAAGCAAAAGGCCAGGAAATTGTGCTACAGCCTCAGCAAGAAAAGAATAGAGGACGACAATGTCACACCCTCTAGTAGAGCTAGGTTTGCAGATGAAggggaggaggaggaagaaattgaagaagaagaacaagaagaaaaagacgcTGAATACCTTGGAGCTCCTA TGTATGAATCGGAGCAGGCACCTGAGACATACAAAGAAAATGCAAGGCAACATCCAAGAGCAAATCCAGTAATCTCTGAGAAGCACGTTTTGCATAACGCTGTCAAACTAGGAATGCAGGAAGATCAAAAGCCAAATGCTGCTGTCAATCACAAACTCACTTCAACAACTCAACCTGATACTGCAACAACAGTGGCAGCATCTTCACCCAACGCCTCTGAAACCTTAGCTCAGAAAATGACACCTGCCTATGCTGCAGGGTCGCCTGCAGCCAATAGCATCCCGTCCCAAAATTCATCTGTTTCATCATCTCGGCTGCAACATTCATTTTCCTCGTCTGCTTCACAGAGTAGGAAGAATACAAGCCAAAATGTTCCTTCAGTCAATGATTATTTGAAGAACAAGTCTGAAAAAGAGGATGATGCCAAAATTGAGTCTCCAAAGCAAGATTTGTCATCTTCGTCTGCTTCAAAGAGTGGGAAGATTCCTCAAAAGACTTATTCACTCAAAGATTATGCAATGAACAGGTCTGAACAAAGGAATGATGCCACAAGCATGATTCCATTGCAAAAATCATCATCCTTCTCAGTTGCTTCATTGAGAGGGAAAAACACAGGCCAAAAGAGTGCTTCGGCCAAAGATTATTCAATGAGCAAGTCAGAGCCAAGGGACGATGAAAAAACTGAATCTCAGCCTCAGGTGACACATGGAGAAAATGGTCCAAGTAATTCAGGCATGATGGACAAGGTGAGAGGAGCTGTAAATTCATTTCTCGGGAATGAGGAGCCATCAGAAGAATATGGAGTCAAAATTCCTACTACACGCACTTCATCACAAACTCAAGGTAAAACAATCATTACAAATGCACCGTTCTGCCATATATCCTATATATCATATGATACTATCATCTTTTTTTTCATGCAAAGCTCTTTTTTCACTACATAA
- the LOC106758190 gene encoding uncharacterized protein LOC106758190 isoform X2, translated as MREQGFGDKMHGIITTLPLTANTFLYCANNTRFSLRSFQPNCCIPTYKISYASRFHRSQCKQQRKERWGNRMMVVRARRGESPYEVLGVSPSATVDEIKRAYRKLALKYHPDVNKEEKAQEKFMRIKHAYNTLLNSSSRKRYDSGNQGYDFSQGSQSRNAQPEEEFYGLEEFFKDLQEEFRNWEANAASEGKPKSLWEELSEIGEEFVEFLEKELNITDQNGDYETPQGENASNFSGRETPNSSSNPGEASKGSVEDNLEEIEATLAQLKKELGL; from the exons ATGAGAGAACAAGGCTTTGGAGATAAGATGCATGGAATTATAACAACTCTCCCTCTCACTGCAAACACCTTCCTATATTGTGCCAACAATACTCGCTTTTCTCTCAGATCTTTTCAACCAAATTGTTGCATACCCACTTATAAAATTAGCTATGCAAGTCGTTTTCACCGTTCACAGTGTAAGCAGCAGAGAAAAGAAAGATGGGGCAATAGAATGATGGTGGTGAGAGCAAGGCGTGGCGAGTCGCCGTATGAAGTTTTGGGTGTGTCTCCATCAGCAACTGTTGACGAAATCAAAAGGGCATATCGGAAACTTGCTCTTAAGTATCATCCTGATGTCAATAAAGAG GAAAAGGCACAGGAGAAATTTATGAGGATAAAACATGCATACAATACATTGCTAAATTCCAGTTCCCGCAAAAGATATGATTCTGGAAATCAAGGTTACGATTTTTCTCAAGGAAGCCAAAGTAGGAATGCACAACCAGAAGAAGAATTTTATGGACTAG aGGAATTCTTTAAGGATCTTCAAGAAGAATTCAGGAACTGGGAAGCAAACGCTGCTTCAGAAGGAAAGCCAAAGAGCCTATGGGAGGAATTGTCG GAAATAGGAGAAGAATTTGTGGAGTTCCTTGAGAAAGAACTCAATATTACAGATCAGAATGGTGATTACGAGACACCTCAAGGAGAAAATGCATCCAACTTTTCTGGGAGAGAGACACCAAACAGTAGCAGTAATCCAGGTGAAGCTAGCAAGGGAAGCGTTGAGGATAACCTTGAGGAAATAGAAGCTACTCTGGCTCAGTTGAAAAAGGAATTAGGCTTGTAG